A region of Heteronotia binoei isolate CCM8104 ecotype False Entrance Well chromosome 2, APGP_CSIRO_Hbin_v1, whole genome shotgun sequence DNA encodes the following proteins:
- the MKNK1 gene encoding MAP kinase-interacting serine/threonine-protein kinase 1: protein MVSSQPLPISDNGKRKKKKRTRASDHFPGRFEDLYKLTAELLGEGSCAKVQGAVSLQNGKEYAVKIIEKSAGRSRSRVFREVETLYQCQGNKNILELVEFFEDDAKYYLVFEKLLGGSILAHIQKQKHFNEREASRVVKAIACALDFLHTKGIAHRDLKPENILCESHDKVSPVKICDFDLGSGMKLNSACTPITTPELTTPCGSAEYMAPEVVEVFTDEATFYDKRCDLWSLGVILYIMLSGYPPFVGNCGTDCGWDRGEVCKICQNKLFESIQEGKYEFPDKDWLHISSDAKDLISKLLVRNAKERLSAAQVLQHPWVQGNASERGLPTPQVLQRNSSTKELTLFAAEAIALNRQLSQHENHLGEEEESISQAICSMKLSPPSKSRLAKRRALSQATKNSEFQPATPAAF from the exons ATGGTGAGCAGCCAACCTCTTCCTATCTCAGACaatgggaaaaggaaaaaaaagaaacggACCAGAGCTTCAGATCATTTCCCAGGAAGGTTTGAAG ATTTATACAAACTTACTGCAGAGTTGCTTGGTGAAGGGTCCTGTGCCAAAGTTCAGGGAGCTGTCAGCTTGCAAAATGGGAAGGAGTATGCAGTTAAG ATAATTGAAAAAAGTGCTGGGCGTAGCCGGAGTCGGGTATTTCGGGAAGTGGAAACATTGTATCAATGTCAAGGTAACAA GAACATTTTGGAACTAGTAGAATTTTTTGAAGATGATGCAAAGTACTACCTTGTCTTTGAAAAGCTGCTTGGAG GCTCTATCCTGGCCCATATACAAAAGCAAAAGCACTTTAATGAGAGAGAAGCCAGCAGGGTAGTGAAAGCTATTGCCTGTGCTCTGGATTTCCTCCACACAAAAG GTATTGCTCATCGAGATTTGAAGCCAGAAAACATACTCTGTGAATCTCACGATAAG GTGTCACCGGTGAAAATTTGTGACTTTGACCTTGGGAGTGGAATGAAGCTCAACAGTGCATGTACACCAATAACTACGCCTGAATTGACTACTCCA TGTGGTTCTGCAGAGTACATGGCCCCTGAGGTAGTAGAAGTATTCACAGATGAAGCCACATTCTATGACAAGCGCTGTGATCTGTGGAGCTTGGGCGTGATTTTGTACATCATGTTAAGTGGCTATCCTCCTTTTGTGGGGAATTGTGGCACAGACTGTGGCTGGGACAGAGGAGAAGTCTGCAAAATTTGCCAG aacAAACTCTTTGAGAGTATCCAAGAAGGCAAGTATGAGTTTCCTGACAAGGACTGGTTGCATATCTCCAGTGATGCCAAAGATCTGATCTCCAAGTTGCTAGTTCGTAATGCCAAGGAGAGGCTTAGCGCTGCTCAGGTTCTGCAGCATCCCTGGGTGCAAGGG AATGCTTCTGAAAGAGGACTGCCTACACCACAAGTTCTTCAAAG GAACAGCAGCACAAAAGAGCTCACTCTCTTTGCAGCTGAGGCTATTGCTCTAAACCGCCAGCTCTCCCAGCATGAAAATCATCTCGGTGAAGAGGAAGAAAGTATCTCTCAGGCCATATGTTCCATGAAGCTTTCACCCCCTTCAAAGTCCCGCCTTGCCAAACGCAGAGCTCTGAGTCAGGCCACAAAAAACAGTGAATTCCAACCAGCTACTCCTGCTGCCTTTTGA